From the Bacillus sp. FJAT-22090 genome, the window GGTGTAACTTGTTTGGCTATATATATTACCTGTCCCACATGAATTGAAATATGTGTAATACTCCGAATGATTGCTTCCAAAACAGTATGTGGTTTATTGCGAATATAAATAGTTTGAAGTAAGTGTTTTTCTTCTATACTGTCTATCGCTTTGAAAAATGCATCACACCCATTTTCCCACACTTTAAGCAACTCTTCCCGTGATTCTATCGTACTTTCGAATTCACTATCACGATCTCTGTCTTTTTTTTCTCCATCAGTTGTTAAAAAGTCTGTCCAACGAGAAATTAAGTTTCCACTCATATGCTTCACCAGTACATCTACACTATTTGATTGTTCGTTTGGTGACCAACAAATGGATTCTTCCTCCATTTGCATGATCGCTTTCTTTGTATCACTTTTCAATTCCTCCAATTTTGACCGTATATTTCGAATAAAATCAGCATGAAAATTAGTTGAATTTGACAATCTAATCATCTCCTTTAAAACATAGTTCAATAAATATTATGAATCTCCTTCCCCATTTCTTTTGATAAACCAAAATTCTTTGAGTAAAAGGACATTATTGGTAATATTATACTAGAATATATTGAATAGGAGTTGTTTTTACTACTATGAGTAAAAAAATAGAATTTGGTAAAACCGGATTATTTGTAAATCCCGTTGGCCTTGGAACAAATGCAGTTGGTGGCCATAATTTATTTCCGAATTTAAATGATGAAACCGGAAAAGACATTGTGCATACAGCACTTAATCATGGAATTAGTTTTCTAGATACTGCCTTTATTT encodes:
- a CDS encoding DUF1572 family protein; translation: MSNSTNFHADFIRNIRSKLEELKSDTKKAIMQMEEESICWSPNEQSNSVDVLVKHMSGNLISRWTDFLTTDGEKKDRDRDSEFESTIESREELLKVWENGCDAFFKAIDSIEEKHLLQTIYIRNKPHTVLEAIIRSITHISIHVGQVIYIAKQVTPEDKWTTLSIPKRKDKK